One window from the genome of Anguilla rostrata isolate EN2019 chromosome 5, ASM1855537v3, whole genome shotgun sequence encodes:
- the LOC135255254 gene encoding cleavage stimulation factor subunit 3-like gives MSAEGTSDQAAEYIPEKVKKAEKKLEENPYDLDAWSILIREAQNQPIDKARKTYERLVAQFPSSGRFWKLYIEAEIKAKNYDKVEKLFQRCLMKVLHIDLWKCYLSYVRETKGKLPSYKEKMAQAYDFALDKIGMEIMSYQIWVDYINFLKGVEAVGSYAENQRITAVRRVYQRGCVNPMINIEQLWRDYSKYEEGINVHLAKKMIEDRSRDYMNARRVAKEYETVMKGLDRNAPSVPPQNSPQEAQQVEMWKKYIQWEKSNPLRTEDQTLITKRVMFAYEQCLLVLGHHPDVWYEAAQYLEQSSKLLAEKGDMNNAKLFSDEAANIYERAIGTLLRKNMLLHFSFADYEESRMKHEKVHSIYNRLLAIEDIDPTLVYIQYMKFARRAEGIKSGRTIFKKAREDARTRHHVYVSAALMEYYCSKDKSVAFKIFELGLKKYGDVPEYILAYIDYLSHLNEDNNTRVLFERVLTSGSLSPEKSGEIWARFLAFESNIGDLASILKVERRRFMAFKEEYEGKETALLVDRYKFMDLYPCSGSELKALGYKDVSRAKLAALIPETVVAPSAPALKDEADRKPEYPKPDTNQMIPFQPRHLAPPGLHPVPGGVFPVPPAAVVLMKLLPPPTCFTGPFVQVDELMETFRRCTLPETMDVALEMIAGRQPESAGEGNGPTENNGAPSKSLKRPSADSDEEEDKSAIAPPVHDIYRARQQKRIR, from the exons ATGTCTGCGGAAGGAACCTCCGACCAG GCTGCAGAGTATATCCCAGAGAAAGTGAAGAAAGCGGAAAAGAAGTTGGAAGAAAACCCATATGACCTTGACGCGTGGAGCATACTGATTCGAGAAGCACAG AACCAACCTATAGACAAAGCAAGGAAGACGTATGAGCGACTTGTCGCCCAGTTCCCAAGTTCTGGCAGATTCTGGAAGCTATACATTGAAGCTGAG ATCAAGGCTAAAAACTATGACAAAGTTGAAAAG CTGTTTCAGAGGTGTCTCATGAAAGTGCTTCACATCGATCTGTGGAAGTGCTACCTTTCTTACGTCCGCGAGACCAAGGGCAAGCTGCCAAGCTACAA AGAGAAGATGGCACAAGCCTATGATTTCGCCTTGGACAAGATCGGTATGGAGATCATGTCATATCAG atatgGGTGGACTACATAAACTTCCTAAAAGGAGT CGAGGCGGTGGGCTCGTACGCGGAGAACCAGCGAATCACAGCCGTGCGCCGGGTCTACCAGAGGGGCTGCGTCAACCCCATGATCAACATCGAGCAGCTGTGGAGGGACTACAGCAAGTACGAGGAG GGGATCAATGTGCATCTGGCTAAGAAAATGATCGAAGACCGCAGCAGGGACTACATGAACGCCAGGAGAGTGGCAAAG GAGTACGAGACGGTGATGAAGGGCCTGGACAGGAACGCCCCGTCGGTGCCCCCCCAGAACTCCCCCCAGGAAGCGCAGCAGGTGGAGATGTGGAAGAAGTACATCCAGTGGGAGAAGAGCAACCCGCTGCGAACGGAGGACCAGACCCTCATCACCAAGAGAG TCATGTTTGCCTACGAACAGTGCCTGCTGGTCCTGGGACATCACCCTGACGTCTGGTACGAGGCCGCGCAGTACCTGGAGCAGTCCAGCAAACTGCTGGCTGAAAAGGGG GACATGAACAACGCCAAGCTGTTCAGCGACGAGGCGGCCAACATCTACGAGCGCGCCATCGGAACCCTGCTGAGGAAGAACATGCTGCTCCACTTCTCCTTCGCCGACTACGAGGAG AGTCGAATGAAGCACGAGAAGGTGCACAGCATATACAACCGTCTCCTGGCCATAGAAGACATTGACCCAACGCTG GTTTACATCCAGTACATGAAGTTCGCGAGGAGAGCCGAGGGGATCAAGTCGGGCCGGACCATCTTCAAGAAGGCCCGGGAGGACGCGCGGACGCGCCACCACGTCTACGTGTCGGCCGCCCTGATGGAGTACTACTGCAGCAAG GACAAATCAGTGGCCTTTAAGATATTTGAACTTGGCCTAAAGAAATACGGAGATGTTCCAGAGTATATACTGGCATACATTGATTATCTTTCTCACCTTAATG agGACAACAACACCCGGGTTCTGTTCGAGAGGGTTCTGACATCGGGGAGCCTGTCACCGGAGAAATCCGG GGAGATTTGGGCCCGCTTCCTGGCCTTTGAAAGCAACATCGGCGACCTGGCCAGCATCCTGAAAGTGGAGAGGCGGAGGTTCATGGCCTTCAAAGAGGAGTACGAAGGGAAGGAGACGGCCCTGCTGGTGGACAGATACAAGTTCATGGACCTCTACCCCTGCTCCGGCAGCGAGCTCAAAGCCCTGGGCTACAAG GACGTGTCCCGGGCCAAACTGGCGGCGCTAATCCCGGAGACGGTGGTCGCCCCATCTGCGCCCGCGCTGAAAGACGAGGCGGACAGAAAGCCGGAGTACCCCAAACCCGACACCAATCAGATGATCCCCTTCCAGCCCCGCCACTTGGCCC ctccaGGACTCCACCCTGTTCCAGGGGGGGTATTCCCTGTTCCCCCTGCTGCTGTGGTCCTCATGAAGCTGCTGCCCCCGCCCACCTGCTTCACG GGTCCCTTCGTGCAGGTGGATGAGTTGATGGAGACTTTCAGAAGGTGCACACTTCCAGAAA CGATGGACGTTGCCTTGGAGATGATCGCGGGGAGGCAGCCGGAGTCGGCCGGCGAGGGGAACGGCCCGACGGAGAACAACGGCGCGCCCAGCAAGTCCCTGAAGAGGCCCAGCGCCGACTCcgacgaggaggaggacaagAGCGCCATCGCGCCCCCCGTGCACGACATCTACCGGGCGCGGCAGCAGAAGAGGATccggtga
- the LOC135255255 gene encoding DEP domain-containing protein 7-like isoform X2, giving the protein MASKPFRATYIWSSIINHLQSQVEVKRRRHNLKSYDDCFLGSEAVEVILEHINQNRFFGNDEIPRAKVVRVCQALMECKVFEPVGTKVFGKEKKQAIFEDSSCSLYRFLNGQSHAKNNQENGCISPVDPRIIYRTHARRQEEPVYLKSTPVKTSQSLDDLLGNNVNPSNIQQMKMNPGLSQPLVNEVWWEQTVLRLLQLVELPLLDSLLESRESLQPPLRSMDSDPDLLYTSNYLDREILKAFSDSQADGWLSAAVDCLEFLPDQLVVEVSRGLPKCTETPQCKRLLFEVLEKHYSQPHHPALLSARLFDVHTGIADLLVNGKMEQALEALQLCLNLLHSRNQEELRRLLSFMAAAADTREVRLHKEIENRMAVKRAFSRAIVHRKHLAKGKVDLLVLFMMDNHRDVFKIPGSLHKLVSDKLQNITNGKNPDDATGPSFCQRVTGKACRDSIQKTTEAELLALLRTIRENPTLSAKEKKRLLGQFYKGHPEILVQYLENRMSTVDV; this is encoded by the exons ATGGCCAGCAAGCCCTTCCGGGCCACCTACATATGGAGTAGCATCATCAACCACCTTCAGTCGCAGGTGGAGGTAAAACGGAGGCGCCACAACCTCAAGTCCTACGATGACTGCTTCCTGGGCTCGGAGGCAGTGGAAGTCATCCTGGAACACATTAATCAGAACAGGTTTTTTGGAAATGATGAGATTCCCAGGGCAAAGGTGGTGCGTGTATGCCAGGCCCTCATGGAATGCAAGGTGTTTGAACCCGTGGGCACCAAAGTGTTTGGCAAGGAAAAGAAACAAGCCATATTTGAAGACAGTAGCTGCAGCCTGTACAGGTTCCTGAATGGACAGAGCCATGCCAAGAACAATCAAGAAAATGGATGCATTTCCCCTGTTGATCCTAGGATTATATACAGAACACATGCAAGACG GCAAGAAGAGCCAGTATATTTGAAATCCACACCTGTCAAAACTAGCCAGTCTTTGGATGACCTCCTGGGAAACAATGTGAATCCATCAAACATCCAACAGATGAAGATGAACCCGGGATTATCACAACCAT TGGTGAATGAAGTATGGTGGGAGCAGACCGTCCTGAGGCTACTGCAGCTGGTagagctccccctgctggacagcCTCTTGGAGAGCAGGGAAAGCCTTCAGCCTCCACTGCGCAGTATGGACAGTGACCCCGACTTGCTCTACACCAGCAACTACCTGGACCGGGAAATCCTGAAGGCCTTCAGTGACTCGCA GGCTGACGGCTGGCTCTCGGCCGCGGTGGACTGCCTGGAGTTCCTGCCGGATCAGCTGGTGGTGGAGGTCAGCCGGGGCCTGCCCAAATGCACAGAGACCCCTCAGTGTAAGCGCCTGCTCTTCGAGGTCCTGGAGAAGCACTACAGCCAGCCCCACCACCCAGCCCTGCTCTCAGCCCGCCTGTTCGACGTCCACACCGGCATCGCGGACCTGCTGG TGAATGGGAAGATGGAGCAGGCTCTGGAGGCCTTGCAGCTGTGCCTGAATCTGCTGCACTCGCGCAACCAGGAGGAGCTGCGCAGGCTGCTGTCTTTCATGGCAGCGGCTGCAGACACCCGCGAGGTCCGACTGCACAAAGAG ATTGAGAACAGGATGGCGGTGAAAAGGGCTTTCTCCAGAGCGATCGTCCACAGAAAACACCTGGCAAAGGGTAAAGTGGACCTCCTGGTGCTCTTTATGATGGACAATCATCGCGACGTCTTCAAG ATTCCAGGGTCTTTGCACAAATTGGTCAGTGATAAACTACAAAACATCACGAATGGGAAAAACCCGGATGACGCAACAG GTCCTTCCTTCTGTCAGCGAGTCACAGGAAAAGCATGCAGGGATAGCATTCAGAAAACCACGGAGGCCGAGCTGTTGGCACTACTCAGGACGATCCGTGAAAACCCAACACTGTCCGCCAAAGAGAAAAAACGCTTACTAGGGCAGTTTTACAAAGGCCATCCAGAAATTCTTGTACAGTATTTAGAAAATAGAATGTCTACTGTTGATGTATAA
- the LOC135255255 gene encoding DEP domain-containing protein 7-like isoform X1, which produces MGTVREDAAVALNLSGTNSCLMHRPPSHGMASKPFRATYIWSSIINHLQSQVEVKRRRHNLKSYDDCFLGSEAVEVILEHINQNRFFGNDEIPRAKVVRVCQALMECKVFEPVGTKVFGKEKKQAIFEDSSCSLYRFLNGQSHAKNNQENGCISPVDPRIIYRTHARRQEEPVYLKSTPVKTSQSLDDLLGNNVNPSNIQQMKMNPGLSQPLVNEVWWEQTVLRLLQLVELPLLDSLLESRESLQPPLRSMDSDPDLLYTSNYLDREILKAFSDSQADGWLSAAVDCLEFLPDQLVVEVSRGLPKCTETPQCKRLLFEVLEKHYSQPHHPALLSARLFDVHTGIADLLVNGKMEQALEALQLCLNLLHSRNQEELRRLLSFMAAAADTREVRLHKEIENRMAVKRAFSRAIVHRKHLAKGKVDLLVLFMMDNHRDVFKIPGSLHKLVSDKLQNITNGKNPDDATGPSFCQRVTGKACRDSIQKTTEAELLALLRTIRENPTLSAKEKKRLLGQFYKGHPEILVQYLENRMSTVDV; this is translated from the exons ATGGGCACAGTGAGGGAGGATGCGGCGGTGGCTTTGAATCTCTCTGGAACTAATTCATGCTTAATGCACCGACCACCAA GTCACGGGATGGCCAGCAAGCCCTTCCGGGCCACCTACATATGGAGTAGCATCATCAACCACCTTCAGTCGCAGGTGGAGGTAAAACGGAGGCGCCACAACCTCAAGTCCTACGATGACTGCTTCCTGGGCTCGGAGGCAGTGGAAGTCATCCTGGAACACATTAATCAGAACAGGTTTTTTGGAAATGATGAGATTCCCAGGGCAAAGGTGGTGCGTGTATGCCAGGCCCTCATGGAATGCAAGGTGTTTGAACCCGTGGGCACCAAAGTGTTTGGCAAGGAAAAGAAACAAGCCATATTTGAAGACAGTAGCTGCAGCCTGTACAGGTTCCTGAATGGACAGAGCCATGCCAAGAACAATCAAGAAAATGGATGCATTTCCCCTGTTGATCCTAGGATTATATACAGAACACATGCAAGACG GCAAGAAGAGCCAGTATATTTGAAATCCACACCTGTCAAAACTAGCCAGTCTTTGGATGACCTCCTGGGAAACAATGTGAATCCATCAAACATCCAACAGATGAAGATGAACCCGGGATTATCACAACCAT TGGTGAATGAAGTATGGTGGGAGCAGACCGTCCTGAGGCTACTGCAGCTGGTagagctccccctgctggacagcCTCTTGGAGAGCAGGGAAAGCCTTCAGCCTCCACTGCGCAGTATGGACAGTGACCCCGACTTGCTCTACACCAGCAACTACCTGGACCGGGAAATCCTGAAGGCCTTCAGTGACTCGCA GGCTGACGGCTGGCTCTCGGCCGCGGTGGACTGCCTGGAGTTCCTGCCGGATCAGCTGGTGGTGGAGGTCAGCCGGGGCCTGCCCAAATGCACAGAGACCCCTCAGTGTAAGCGCCTGCTCTTCGAGGTCCTGGAGAAGCACTACAGCCAGCCCCACCACCCAGCCCTGCTCTCAGCCCGCCTGTTCGACGTCCACACCGGCATCGCGGACCTGCTGG TGAATGGGAAGATGGAGCAGGCTCTGGAGGCCTTGCAGCTGTGCCTGAATCTGCTGCACTCGCGCAACCAGGAGGAGCTGCGCAGGCTGCTGTCTTTCATGGCAGCGGCTGCAGACACCCGCGAGGTCCGACTGCACAAAGAG ATTGAGAACAGGATGGCGGTGAAAAGGGCTTTCTCCAGAGCGATCGTCCACAGAAAACACCTGGCAAAGGGTAAAGTGGACCTCCTGGTGCTCTTTATGATGGACAATCATCGCGACGTCTTCAAG ATTCCAGGGTCTTTGCACAAATTGGTCAGTGATAAACTACAAAACATCACGAATGGGAAAAACCCGGATGACGCAACAG GTCCTTCCTTCTGTCAGCGAGTCACAGGAAAAGCATGCAGGGATAGCATTCAGAAAACCACGGAGGCCGAGCTGTTGGCACTACTCAGGACGATCCGTGAAAACCCAACACTGTCCGCCAAAGAGAAAAAACGCTTACTAGGGCAGTTTTACAAAGGCCATCCAGAAATTCTTGTACAGTATTTAGAAAATAGAATGTCTACTGTTGATGTATAA